The following are from one region of the uncultured Hyphomonas sp. genome:
- a CDS encoding SO2930 family diheme c-type cytochrome, with product MRHILPFACLILAACGAGQAAVPAGPDLETILADKPAPVLSDYGFFTDAGADHPAKQVKPYDLINPLFSDDADKHRFIYVPPGETAKADGAGLPEFPVGTALIKTFAFAPDLRDPETGNFKVETRVIIRKADGWAAFPYVWNEAGTEATYAPVGARRTIETISPQGKPLEIHYEVPNKNQCKTCHQSGDVVEPIGPKLRNLDHPGPAGVDQLSDWVEAGILDGVPLGMKATPDAMDVSLPLDPRARGYLDINCGHCHNPGGSASNSGLWLMLEETSPTRLGLKKHPTAAGRGSGDRRYVIDPGHPEDSILAFRMASTEPGIAMPELGRTIPDPVGVALINQWIAGMEE from the coding sequence ATGAGACACATTCTGCCGTTTGCCTGCCTGATCCTTGCAGCATGCGGGGCAGGGCAGGCCGCGGTGCCTGCCGGGCCGGATCTTGAAACCATTCTGGCGGACAAGCCCGCGCCGGTCCTGTCCGACTACGGCTTTTTTACCGATGCCGGGGCCGATCATCCGGCAAAGCAGGTGAAGCCCTATGATCTGATCAACCCGCTCTTCTCGGATGATGCGGACAAGCACCGGTTCATCTATGTTCCGCCGGGCGAGACCGCAAAGGCCGATGGTGCGGGCCTGCCGGAGTTTCCCGTCGGCACGGCGCTGATCAAGACCTTTGCTTTTGCGCCGGATCTGCGGGACCCGGAAACCGGGAATTTCAAGGTCGAAACGCGGGTGATCATCCGCAAGGCCGATGGCTGGGCGGCGTTCCCCTATGTCTGGAACGAGGCCGGCACAGAGGCGACATACGCCCCGGTCGGCGCGCGCCGCACGATTGAGACGATCAGTCCACAGGGCAAGCCGCTGGAAATCCATTACGAAGTGCCCAACAAGAACCAGTGCAAGACCTGCCATCAGAGCGGCGATGTGGTGGAACCGATCGGGCCGAAACTGCGCAACCTCGATCATCCGGGGCCGGCTGGTGTGGACCAGCTGTCGGACTGGGTGGAAGCCGGCATTCTGGACGGCGTGCCGCTCGGCATGAAGGCGACGCCGGACGCGATGGATGTGAGCCTGCCGCTGGACCCGCGGGCGCGCGGCTACCTCGATATCAATTGCGGCCATTGCCACAATCCCGGCGGATCGGCGTCGAATTCCGGCCTGTGGCTGATGCTGGAAGAAACCTCTCCGACGCGCCTTGGCCTGAAGAAGCATCCGACGGCAGCAGGGCGCGGCTCCGGCGACCGGCGCTATGTCATCGATCCGGGGCACCCGGAGGATTCCATCCTCGCCTTCCGCATGGCCTCCACCGAACCCGGCATCGCCATGCCCGAACTGGGCCGGACAATTCCGGACCCTGTCGGCGTGGCGCTGATCAACCAGTGGATTGCGGGGATGGAGGAGTAG
- a CDS encoding threonine ammonia-lyase has product MADTQRPSLPVTLDDVKAAAMIIAGQVERTPFRHSKTLSDITGAEVWVKFENHQYTAAFKERGALNRLSSLSEDQKKVGVIAASAGNHSQGVAYHAKRLGIPATIVMPETTPFTKVEQTRSHGCRVLLKGLNFDEAKAEAYNVQQREGLTFIHPFDDPHIIAGQGTVALEMLEDKPDLDMLVIPIGGGGLIAGSAVAARGINPEISVIGVETAMYPAMRQELAGEPVQVGGSTIAEGIAVKDVGRMPLEIVRQLVDDIVLVEEAHLERAITLYAEVEKTIAEGAGAAGLAALLAHPARFSGHKVGVVLCGGNIDTRLLASVLTRALVRENRLARIRIIGDDRPGLLALVSKIIGDAGANIMEVAHNRIALDVPAKGAEFDILIETRDSQHTQEVVEALTLAGYPPRSM; this is encoded by the coding sequence ATGGCCGATACGCAGCGCCCAAGCCTTCCCGTCACACTGGATGATGTGAAAGCCGCTGCAATGATTATTGCAGGCCAGGTGGAAAGAACGCCGTTCCGGCACTCGAAAACGCTGTCGGATATTACCGGCGCGGAAGTGTGGGTGAAGTTCGAAAACCACCAATACACCGCCGCCTTCAAGGAGCGCGGCGCGCTGAACCGGCTGTCCTCCCTGTCCGAAGATCAGAAGAAGGTCGGCGTCATCGCCGCCTCGGCCGGCAATCACAGCCAGGGCGTGGCCTATCACGCCAAGCGGCTGGGCATTCCGGCGACCATCGTGATGCCGGAGACGACGCCTTTCACCAAGGTCGAGCAGACCCGCTCGCATGGCTGCCGCGTCCTGCTGAAGGGCCTGAACTTCGATGAGGCCAAGGCTGAAGCCTATAATGTGCAACAGCGCGAAGGGCTGACCTTCATCCACCCGTTCGACGACCCCCACATCATCGCGGGGCAGGGAACGGTCGCGCTGGAAATGCTGGAAGACAAGCCGGACCTCGACATGCTGGTCATCCCGATCGGCGGGGGCGGCCTGATCGCCGGGTCTGCCGTGGCGGCCCGGGGGATCAATCCGGAGATCAGCGTCATCGGCGTCGAGACGGCGATGTACCCGGCGATGAGACAGGAACTCGCTGGTGAGCCTGTCCAGGTCGGCGGCTCAACCATCGCCGAGGGGATCGCGGTCAAGGATGTCGGCCGGATGCCGCTGGAGATCGTGCGCCAGCTGGTGGACGATATCGTCCTCGTCGAAGAGGCCCACCTCGAACGCGCGATCACGCTCTATGCCGAGGTCGAGAAGACGATTGCCGAAGGCGCGGGCGCCGCGGGGCTTGCGGCGCTGCTGGCCCATCCGGCGCGCTTCAGCGGCCACAAGGTGGGCGTCGTGCTGTGCGGCGGCAATATCGACACGCGGCTGCTGGCTTCGGTGCTGACCCGGGCGCTGGTGCGTGAGAACCGGCTGGCCCGTATCCGCATCATCGGCGATGACCGGCCGGGCCTTCTGGCGCTGGTCTCCAAGATCATCGGCGATGCCGGGGCGAACATCATGGAAGTCGCGCACAACCGCATCGCGCTGGACGTGCCGGCCAAGGGCGCCGAGTTCGACATCCTGATCGAGACCCGCGACAGCCAGCACACGCAGGAAGTGGTCGAAGCGCTGACCCTGGCCGGCTATCCGCCGCGCAGCATGTGA
- a CDS encoding FKBP-type peptidyl-prolyl cis-trans isomerase produces the protein MKRILAVAASAALVLISACSGGDKAPTDIDAVFDQHLPWNPDAKGVQTDPSGLQWIVIRKGDEGGASPGVSDLVSVDYEGRTADGEKFDSSFDRGKPAMFRLNQVIPGWTIGLQKMHEGDQYLFYVPNKLAYGNADRGPVIQAGDDLTFLVDLVDVMDPKTADTAAWEKYTPWNHDSPDVKKTSSGLEYVVLDSGDADGASPVNGQDVVVYYEGRLAETGEMFDSAYQRGAPEIFPSNRLIRGWVEALSMMKPGDHWLLYIPSDLAYGKKGTPGGPIPPNSDLVFEVELADVLN, from the coding sequence ATGAAGCGCATCCTCGCTGTTGCCGCCAGTGCGGCCCTTGTCCTGATCTCCGCCTGCAGCGGCGGCGACAAAGCCCCCACCGATATCGACGCAGTGTTCGACCAGCACCTGCCATGGAACCCGGATGCCAAAGGTGTCCAGACCGACCCGTCCGGCCTGCAATGGATCGTGATCCGCAAAGGCGATGAAGGCGGGGCGAGCCCGGGGGTCAGCGATCTCGTCAGTGTCGACTATGAAGGCCGCACAGCCGATGGCGAGAAATTCGATTCCTCGTTTGACCGGGGCAAGCCGGCCATGTTCCGCCTGAACCAGGTCATCCCGGGCTGGACCATCGGCCTGCAGAAGATGCACGAGGGCGACCAGTACCTGTTCTACGTTCCGAACAAGCTGGCCTATGGCAATGCCGACCGGGGCCCCGTGATCCAGGCGGGCGACGATCTGACCTTCCTGGTCGACCTTGTCGATGTGATGGACCCGAAAACCGCCGACACAGCCGCCTGGGAGAAATACACGCCGTGGAATCACGACTCGCCCGACGTGAAGAAAACCAGTTCCGGCCTTGAATATGTCGTCCTGGATAGCGGCGATGCAGACGGAGCCAGCCCGGTGAATGGACAGGACGTCGTCGTCTATTATGAAGGCCGCCTTGCCGAGACAGGCGAGATGTTCGACAGCGCCTATCAGCGCGGCGCACCGGAAATCTTCCCGTCCAACCGCCTGATCCGCGGCTGGGTCGAGGCCCTGTCGATGATGAAGCCGGGCGACCACTGGCTGCTCTACATCCCGTCAGACCTTGCCTATGGCAAGAAGGGCACGCCGGGCGGGCCGATCCCGCCGAATTCCGATCTCGTGTTCGAGGTCGAGCTGGCGGACGTGCTCAACTAG
- a CDS encoding caspase family protein has protein sequence MISRRHLLLLGGAAALPWPGRADGNGNGNGDGPCHALIIGNAAYSEGIGTLANPVRDARLVAAGIQECGFTLVTGDVVKDAGRSEMMSAFRAYVDAMQASGPDATGFVYYSGHGAARDGEGNFLIPVEDAAVLDEALWDDSVSLDWVMGKLAGCAAPTVLSIDACRNVLKLPEAERALGGGESFRGLRRSAGSAEERNMFISFATWEGETASDGRADDNNGPYAKALGTRLLEPAVTVRDMFENVRLDVLEMTLQRQEPMNLSRLQRRSSDIRIGVWSRAPGAPMSPVSQNPLRVALVFSNDYAESDPYGLPNTHADGEKVAGALGESGYKVRHIRNADLAGFNDGLAMLRNALNAAGPASVGVVYFAGYGASLYGEDNYLIPNGPLPRSDYDVAQNGAKLQDAVEFLEDSAAQAVILMVDCGRKYDSPLETKGLEPGFADYTSDANVVIAYADKPGTTRPDTYGPSVFADAFAARVQSPDRIDINKVMLQVSGDVIAETANQQHPWFQSSVRLPIFFRADVEDS, from the coding sequence ATGATTTCACGCCGGCACTTGCTGTTGCTCGGAGGCGCTGCCGCCCTGCCCTGGCCCGGCCGGGCCGACGGGAATGGGAATGGAAACGGCGACGGGCCTTGCCATGCGCTGATCATCGGTAATGCGGCCTATTCCGAGGGCATTGGCACACTGGCCAATCCGGTCCGGGATGCCCGTCTTGTGGCCGCAGGCATTCAGGAATGCGGCTTCACCCTCGTGACCGGCGATGTGGTGAAGGATGCCGGGCGGTCAGAGATGATGTCGGCGTTCCGCGCCTATGTTGACGCGATGCAGGCCAGCGGGCCGGATGCCACGGGCTTTGTCTATTATTCCGGCCATGGCGCCGCGCGCGACGGCGAAGGCAATTTCCTGATCCCGGTTGAAGACGCCGCCGTGCTGGACGAGGCGCTGTGGGACGATTCTGTGTCTCTCGACTGGGTGATGGGAAAGCTGGCCGGATGTGCGGCGCCGACCGTCCTGTCCATTGATGCCTGCCGCAATGTGCTGAAACTGCCGGAAGCGGAACGCGCGCTTGGCGGCGGCGAATCCTTCCGGGGCCTGCGCCGCTCGGCAGGCAGCGCAGAAGAGCGCAACATGTTCATCTCCTTCGCCACCTGGGAGGGCGAGACCGCCAGCGACGGGCGCGCCGATGACAATAACGGCCCCTATGCCAAAGCGCTCGGCACGCGCCTGCTGGAGCCCGCCGTCACGGTGCGCGATATGTTCGAGAATGTCCGTCTCGACGTGCTGGAAATGACGCTGCAGCGGCAGGAGCCGATGAACCTGTCGCGCCTTCAGCGCCGGTCCAGCGACATCCGGATCGGCGTGTGGAGCCGTGCGCCGGGCGCCCCCATGTCGCCGGTCAGCCAGAACCCGCTACGCGTCGCGCTCGTCTTCTCCAACGACTATGCCGAAAGCGATCCCTACGGCCTGCCGAACACGCATGCGGACGGTGAGAAAGTTGCCGGCGCCCTTGGCGAAAGCGGCTACAAGGTGCGCCATATCCGCAATGCAGACCTTGCCGGCTTCAATGACGGCCTTGCCATGTTGCGCAACGCCCTGAATGCGGCCGGCCCGGCCAGCGTGGGCGTTGTCTATTTCGCCGGATACGGAGCGTCCCTCTATGGCGAAGACAATTACCTGATCCCCAACGGCCCCCTGCCCCGCAGCGATTACGACGTCGCCCAAAACGGCGCAAAATTGCAGGACGCGGTCGAATTCCTGGAAGACTCCGCCGCGCAGGCCGTCATCCTGATGGTGGATTGCGGCCGCAAATACGACTCGCCGTTGGAGACCAAAGGGCTGGAGCCCGGCTTTGCCGACTACACATCCGACGCCAATGTCGTGATCGCCTATGCCGACAAGCCCGGCACGACCCGGCCGGACACCTATGGCCCGTCCGTCTTCGCCGATGCGTTCGCGGCCCGTGTCCAGTCACCGGACCGGATCGACATCAACAAGGTGATGCTGCAAGTCAGCGGCGACGTGATCGCCGAAACCGCCAACCAGCAACACCCCTGGTTCCAGTCCTCCGTCCGCCTGCCCATCTTCTTCCGGGCAGACGTGGAAGACAGCTGA
- the cysQ gene encoding 3'(2'),5'-bisphosphate nucleotidase CysQ, with protein sequence MAITGDTLARIALDAGKLIMEIYEGDFDFTRKGDDSPVTLADEKAETLILKALAEADPELKVIAEEAMAAGEMPEHGSRFALVDPLDGTKEFINRNGEFTVNIAIIEHGRPVMGVVYAPALSRLFVADAHNSAWQAEAAPGADVPASRTPLRIRKAPDEGVTAVASKSHRTPETDAFLEKFTVADIKGAGSSLKFCLIAAGEADLYPRMGRTMEWDTAAGQAVVEAAGGRVLTEDGAPLLYGKRARGYDNPYFIVYGGVSPV encoded by the coding sequence TTGGCGATTACAGGTGACACGCTGGCGCGCATTGCGCTGGATGCAGGCAAGCTGATCATGGAAATCTATGAGGGCGACTTCGATTTCACCCGGAAAGGCGACGATTCTCCGGTCACGCTGGCGGACGAGAAAGCCGAAACGCTGATCCTGAAAGCGCTGGCCGAGGCCGATCCTGAGCTCAAAGTGATCGCTGAAGAGGCCATGGCTGCCGGTGAGATGCCGGAACATGGAAGCCGTTTCGCGCTGGTCGACCCGCTGGACGGCACCAAGGAGTTCATCAACAGGAATGGCGAGTTCACCGTGAACATTGCCATTATCGAGCATGGCCGCCCGGTCATGGGCGTCGTTTATGCGCCGGCCCTGTCGCGCCTGTTCGTGGCAGACGCCCACAATTCCGCCTGGCAGGCAGAGGCCGCGCCGGGCGCGGACGTGCCGGCCAGCCGCACGCCGCTGCGTATCCGCAAGGCGCCGGACGAGGGGGTAACGGCCGTCGCTTCGAAATCCCACCGCACGCCGGAAACCGACGCCTTCCTCGAAAAGTTCACCGTTGCGGATATCAAAGGCGCTGGCTCTTCCCTCAAATTCTGCCTGATCGCCGCAGGCGAAGCCGATCTCTATCCGCGCATGGGGCGCACGATGGAATGGGACACCGCCGCCGGACAGGCCGTGGTGGAAGCTGCCGGTGGCCGGGTGTTGACGGAAGATGGCGCGCCGCTCCTCTATGGCAAGCGCGCGCGCGGCTATGATAATCCGTATTTTATTGTGTATGGCGGTGTGTCTCCGGTCTGA
- the glmM gene encoding phosphoglucosamine mutase, translated as MARQFFGTDGIRGRVNQKPMTVETALRLSIAAARAFAPDGGREVVVGRDTRRSGEMIEAAIVAGLSSMGLTPVCVGIVPTPAVALLTRETGAAFGLMVTASHNKFQDNGLKLFSPDGVKFTDEVEEALETGMFDAFEGTYAAPEAVAKPRKMEEGLRRYIERCLEAVEPEADFSKLKVVLDCANGAAYRAGPDALRKLGCDVTVMGVSPDGVNINAGVGSTDTRALMKAVTDSKADIGIAFDGDADRLIVIDELGEEVDGDQVMALIATELFHTGRLKGGGMVATVMSNMGLAEYLKGLGLTLARTKVGDRYVGEHMRAHGFNLGGEQSGHIILSDVSTTGDGLLAALQVLKVLARTGKKTSVIGRVFEPAPQKLVNIRYAGTNPLETDRVISAMARAEAEMGERGRLVVRKSGTEPLIRVMAEALDEDMMKQALDDVVEAVEAEA; from the coding sequence ATGGCACGTCAGTTCTTTGGCACGGATGGAATCCGCGGCCGCGTCAACCAGAAGCCCATGACCGTGGAGACGGCGCTGCGCCTGTCCATCGCGGCGGCCCGCGCCTTTGCGCCCGATGGCGGGCGGGAGGTCGTCGTCGGGCGGGACACGCGCCGCTCCGGCGAGATGATCGAAGCTGCCATTGTGGCGGGCCTCAGCAGTATGGGCCTGACGCCGGTTTGCGTCGGCATCGTGCCGACCCCGGCGGTCGCCCTGCTGACACGCGAGACCGGCGCGGCCTTTGGCCTGATGGTGACGGCTTCGCACAACAAGTTCCAGGACAATGGCCTGAAACTGTTTTCGCCGGATGGGGTGAAGTTCACCGATGAGGTCGAGGAAGCCCTGGAGACCGGCATGTTTGACGCGTTCGAGGGCACCTATGCCGCGCCGGAGGCGGTGGCCAAACCGCGAAAGATGGAAGAAGGCCTGCGGCGCTATATCGAGCGATGCCTGGAAGCGGTTGAACCGGAGGCGGACTTCTCGAAGCTGAAAGTTGTGCTGGATTGCGCCAATGGCGCGGCCTACCGGGCAGGCCCGGATGCGCTGCGCAAGCTTGGCTGCGATGTGACCGTCATGGGCGTGTCGCCGGATGGGGTGAACATCAATGCCGGGGTGGGCTCAACCGACACCAGGGCGCTGATGAAAGCTGTGACCGACAGCAAGGCCGATATTGGGATCGCCTTCGATGGCGACGCAGACCGGCTGATCGTGATCGACGAACTGGGCGAAGAGGTCGACGGGGATCAGGTGATGGCGCTGATCGCGACGGAACTGTTCCACACCGGGCGCCTGAAGGGCGGCGGCATGGTGGCGACCGTCATGTCGAATATGGGGCTGGCGGAATATCTGAAAGGTCTGGGCCTGACGCTGGCGCGCACAAAAGTGGGCGACCGCTATGTCGGCGAGCATATGCGCGCGCACGGTTTCAATCTGGGCGGCGAACAGTCTGGCCATATCATCCTGTCGGATGTCTCGACCACGGGCGATGGCCTGCTGGCCGCGCTGCAGGTGCTGAAGGTGCTGGCCCGCACGGGCAAGAAAACGTCCGTGATCGGACGTGTGTTTGAACCGGCACCGCAGAAGCTGGTCAATATCCGCTATGCCGGAACCAATCCGCTGGAGACCGACCGGGTCATATCCGCCATGGCCCGCGCCGAGGCAGAGATGGGGGAGAGGGGGCGGCTTGTCGTTCGCAAATCCGGCACCGAACCGCTGATCCGCGTCATGGCCGAAGCCCTGGATGAAGACATGATGAAACAGGCGCTGGACGATGTGGTGGAGGCCGTCGAGGCCGAGGCCTGA
- a CDS encoding DsbA family protein — MRTVDVFWSFRSPYSYLATKRLRALPSKWDVRVRPRPVYPIAIRTPHFFQEVRPQWVPYLLRDFVRNAQYLGLPIGPLNPDPVVMNMMTREISPDQPYIGRLTRLGILACEKGDEEGWAFMDEVSTLIWSGGAWTQGTALSEAAARAGFDLEVMDARQEAEKDRLEAIIAESQAEQDPHHWGVPLMVFEGEAFFGQDRIDLLEWRLGESGVARKD; from the coding sequence ATGAGAACTGTCGATGTCTTCTGGTCGTTCCGCTCGCCATATTCCTATCTGGCAACGAAGCGCCTCCGCGCCCTTCCCTCAAAATGGGATGTACGCGTTCGCCCGCGCCCGGTCTATCCGATCGCAATTCGCACCCCCCATTTCTTCCAGGAAGTCCGCCCGCAATGGGTGCCCTACCTGCTGCGTGACTTCGTGAGAAACGCGCAATATCTCGGCCTGCCCATCGGGCCGCTGAACCCGGACCCCGTCGTGATGAACATGATGACGCGCGAGATCTCGCCCGATCAGCCCTATATCGGCCGCCTTACCCGGCTCGGCATTCTCGCCTGCGAGAAGGGCGACGAAGAAGGCTGGGCCTTTATGGACGAGGTCTCCACCCTGATCTGGTCCGGCGGCGCCTGGACCCAGGGCACCGCGCTCAGTGAGGCGGCTGCCCGCGCCGGGTTTGACCTGGAAGTCATGGATGCGCGTCAGGAAGCCGAGAAAGACCGGCTGGAAGCCATCATCGCCGAAAGCCAGGCCGAACAGGACCCGCACCATTGGGGCGTACCGCTCATGGTGTTCGAGGGCGAGGCCTTCTTCGGACAGGACCGGATCGACCTGCTGGAATGGCGGCTGGGAGAGTCCGGCGTCGCCCGCAAGGACTGA
- a CDS encoding alpha/beta hydrolase produces MPLDQTLRQFIDRFTMPDLKGLDWQTTADRLRRQFYVASHAIEKDAPEMADISHITVPSGPGGVKARVYTPLGAGIAPGPGIVFFHGGGFVIGDLESYDMLCKRLAEGARCRVISIDYRLAPEHKFPSAHEDALNVWRWVQENAGKLGLDPERLAVSGDSAGGNLSAYLSQEMNRTGGPAPAFQLLLYPLVQFADIRTKKMPFNESGFFISANLFEFFRDAYLVAPEDRMDIRVSPLFAAEDCFRGLPPAHFVLCGWDPLHDEGLAYADKMASFGVPVTVREYPNMVHGFMNLTALSDTIRIAIRDAGQVTGRALGAI; encoded by the coding sequence ATGCCTCTCGACCAGACTCTCCGCCAGTTCATTGACCGCTTCACCATGCCGGACCTTAAAGGTCTGGACTGGCAGACCACGGCTGACCGCCTGCGCCGCCAGTTCTATGTGGCCAGCCACGCCATTGAGAAAGACGCGCCGGAAATGGCCGACATCTCTCACATCACCGTGCCCTCGGGGCCGGGCGGGGTGAAGGCGCGGGTCTACACGCCGCTCGGGGCGGGCATCGCGCCGGGGCCGGGCATTGTCTTCTTCCATGGCGGCGGCTTCGTCATCGGCGACCTTGAGAGCTATGACATGCTGTGCAAGCGGCTGGCGGAGGGGGCCCGGTGCCGGGTCATCTCGATCGATTACCGGCTCGCCCCGGAACACAAATTCCCGTCCGCCCACGAGGACGCGCTGAATGTCTGGCGCTGGGTGCAGGAAAATGCCGGCAAGCTGGGGCTGGACCCGGAGCGGCTGGCCGTGTCGGGCGACAGTGCGGGCGGCAACCTCTCTGCCTATCTGTCACAGGAAATGAACCGGACCGGCGGGCCGGCCCCGGCGTTCCAGCTGTTGCTGTATCCGCTGGTGCAGTTTGCCGACATCCGTACAAAGAAGATGCCGTTCAATGAAAGCGGCTTTTTCATCTCGGCCAACCTCTTCGAGTTCTTCCGTGATGCCTATCTGGTGGCGCCGGAGGACCGGATGGATATTCGCGTATCCCCATTATTTGCCGCCGAGGATTGTTTCCGCGGTCTGCCGCCGGCGCATTTCGTTCTGTGCGGCTGGGACCCGCTGCACGATGAGGGGCTGGCCTATGCCGACAAGATGGCCAGTTTCGGCGTGCCGGTGACGGTGCGGGAATATCCCAATATGGTCCACGGCTTCATGAACCTGACAGCGCTGTCTGACACGATCCGGATTGCGATCCGCGACGCAGGGCAGGTGACCGGCCGGGCCCTCGGCGCGATCTGA